The genomic stretch ACAAATCATTCCGCTTCAATTCCTGAAGGCTGTGCTTCCAGACCCTGCTTCTCTCGGTCCCCGCACGGTAGGTAAAACAAACATTGGCTGTATCTTCAAAGGGAAAAAAGACGGCCAAGACAAGACTTACTATGTTTACAATGTGTGCGACCATCAAGAGTGCTTTAAAGAAGTGGGCTCCCAAGCTGTCTCCTATACAACGGGCGTACCTGCTATGATCGGTGCGGCAATGGTCATGACTGGCAAATGGAATAAACCAGGTGTATTCAATGTTGAGGAGTTCGATCCAGATCCATTCATGGAAGAACTGAACAAATGGGGCCTTCCATGGGTAGAAGACTTCAATCCGGTGCTAGTTGATGCATTGCCTGAGGAAGCTAAAGAGTCGGAGCGCGTTCGCTAATATGAGGTTCGAGGAATTACCGACACCCTGTTTCGTAGTCGATGAAGCACTCATTGAAAAAAACCTGAAGATTTTGAACGGCGTTATGCAGCGTACAGGAGCCAAGATTGTGCTGGCGCAAAAAGCTTTTTCTATGACCGCTATGTATCCCCTCATCGGAAAATACCTCAGCGGGACAACGGCGAGCGGATTATTCGAAGCGCGGCTGGGTCATGAAGAGATGGGCAAAGAAACTCATGTCTTTGCCCCAGCTTATCGTGAAGATGAAATCGATGAGATTGTGTCTATTTGCGACCATATCATCTTTAATTCCTTCTCCCAGCTGGAAAAGTATAAGGAAAAAGCCATTGCGGCCGGCAAAAAGATTGGGATCCGGATCAACCCGGAATGTTCAACACAGTTAGGACATGAAATCTATGATCCTTGCTCACCGGGGTCTAGATTCGGAGTCAAACGGGAGGATTTCCTCCCCGAACTGCTTGTAGGCGTTACGGGACTGCACTTCCACACCCTTTGCCAACAGAACTCGGACGACTTGGAGACCACGCTGAATGCAGTCGAAGAAAAGTTCGGGCCTTGGTTGCCGCAAATGGAATGGATCAATTTCGGCGGCGGTCATCATATCACAAGAGATGATTATGATATTCCAAGACTGGAAGCCTGTATTTCGC from Paenibacillus polygoni encodes the following:
- the nspC gene encoding carboxynorspermidine decarboxylase gives rise to the protein MRFEELPTPCFVVDEALIEKNLKILNGVMQRTGAKIVLAQKAFSMTAMYPLIGKYLSGTTASGLFEARLGHEEMGKETHVFAPAYREDEIDEIVSICDHIIFNSFSQLEKYKEKAIAAGKKIGIRINPECSTQLGHEIYDPCSPGSRFGVKREDFLPELLVGVTGLHFHTLCQQNSDDLETTLNAVEEKFGPWLPQMEWINFGGGHHITRDDYDIPRLEACISRMQNKYGLEVYLEPGEAIALNAGYMVTSVLDIHKNGIEIAIVDTSATCHMPDVLEMPYRPPLIGSGEAGEKSYTYRLGGPTCLTGDVIGDYSFDQPLKCGDRLVFEDMAIYSMVKTNTFNGMPLPAIAVQDKDGDCRIVREFGYQDFKFRLA